A stretch of the Porifericola rhodea genome encodes the following:
- a CDS encoding putative sugar nucleotidyl transferase: MNLIFFEVPRYRDNLKPFTLTRPIAEIRLGILSLAEKWEKHLKVEVLNNGYFTDQYLQAKFPLHSAEHSICINASLCPSPALVEAINQLKEGQLLEKDGELLAICPTSAHTSTLGELRHEVYTEKFAKLIAMVETYEKQSYTEHAFLLTQPWQIFLENGEQIKADYQLIATGRTSANIEDPHTIYYGKPEDIFIEEGVSIRASILNAENGPIYLGKGATIHENGVIKGPFAMLENSHVNIGSKIREATTIGPHSKLGGEVKNVVVFGNSNKGHEGFLGNSVIGEWCNFGADTNASNLKNNYKPVKIWNYGTHRYEDTGELFCGLLMGDHSKCGINTMFNTGTVVGVFANIFGTGYPEKFIPSFSWGAVTETAPYRIEKALEVARDVLKRRGITLSEQEADILRYIYEHRTHETQP, translated from the coding sequence ATGAATCTGATTTTTTTTGAAGTACCTAGGTACAGAGATAATCTTAAGCCTTTTACACTCACCCGTCCTATTGCGGAAATCAGGCTGGGCATACTCAGTCTTGCTGAAAAATGGGAAAAGCATCTAAAAGTAGAGGTGCTGAATAATGGTTATTTTACTGATCAATATTTGCAGGCTAAGTTTCCTTTGCATAGTGCAGAACATAGCATTTGCATAAATGCGAGTTTGTGCCCCAGCCCGGCTTTAGTTGAAGCTATAAATCAGCTCAAAGAAGGACAACTACTAGAAAAGGACGGAGAACTACTGGCTATTTGTCCAACCTCTGCACATACTTCTACTTTAGGAGAATTAAGACATGAGGTTTACACAGAAAAGTTTGCTAAGCTTATAGCTATGGTGGAAACTTACGAAAAGCAAAGCTACACCGAGCATGCCTTTTTGCTTACTCAGCCCTGGCAGATATTTTTAGAAAATGGAGAGCAGATAAAAGCAGACTATCAGCTCATTGCTACAGGCCGTACTTCTGCCAACATTGAAGACCCACATACCATCTATTATGGCAAGCCCGAAGATATTTTTATTGAAGAAGGGGTATCTATCCGAGCTTCTATTCTAAATGCGGAAAATGGTCCCATCTATTTAGGAAAAGGAGCTACCATACACGAAAATGGGGTAATTAAAGGTCCCTTTGCTATGTTAGAAAATTCTCATGTCAATATAGGTAGTAAAATCAGGGAGGCTACTACCATTGGCCCTCACTCTAAACTGGGAGGCGAGGTAAAAAACGTAGTCGTATTTGGCAATAGCAACAAAGGACACGAAGGCTTTTTGGGTAATTCTGTGATTGGCGAATGGTGCAACTTCGGCGCAGATACTAATGCTTCCAACTTAAAAAATAACTATAAGCCCGTTAAGATCTGGAACTATGGCACTCACCGGTACGAAGATACAGGAGAGCTTTTTTGTGGCTTACTTATGGGTGATCATAGCAAATGTGGCATCAACACTATGTTCAATACAGGTACAGTAGTAGGTGTGTTTGCTAATATTTTCGGCACCGGTTATCCTGAAAAATTTATTCCTAGTTTTAGTTGGGGGGCAGTTACAGAAACAGCACCCTACCGAATAGAAAAAGCATTGGAAGTAGCCAGAGATGTACTCAAACGCCGTGGTATTACATTATCTGAACAGGAAGCGGATATTCTCCGATATATCTATGAGCACCGAACTCATGAGACGCAGCCCTGA